A stretch of the Neofelis nebulosa isolate mNeoNeb1 chromosome 1, mNeoNeb1.pri, whole genome shotgun sequence genome encodes the following:
- the PRR16 gene encoding protein Largen isoform X2, whose product MPEKVVDQIDTLTSDLQLEDEMTDSSKTDTLNSSSSGTTASSIEKIKVQANAPLIKPPAHPSAILTVLRKPNPPPPPPRLTPVKCDDPQRVVPAANPLKTNGTLLRNGGLPGPPNKIPNGDVCCVAPGTLDKAPAQPLMHRPEKDRCLQAGPRERVRFNEKVQYHGYCPDCDPRYNVKNREVHLHSEPVHPPGKLPHPGPPLPPPPHLPPFPLENGGLGISHSHSFPPLRPATVPPSTAPKPQKTILRKSTTTTV is encoded by the coding sequence GTGGTTGACCAGATTGACACCCTGACCTCTGACCTACAGCTGGAGGATGAGATGACCGACAGCTCCAAGACGGACACCCTGAATAGTAGCTCCAGCGGCACGACGGCCTCGAGCATAGAGAAGATCAAAGTGCAGGCCAATGCCCCTCTCATTAAACCCCCCGCACACCCCTCTGCTATCCTCACCGTCCTGAGAAAGCCAAACCCTCCGCCGCCTCCCCCACGGTTGACACCTGTGAAGTGTGACGACCCCCAAAGAGTGGTGCCAGCCGCCAATCCTCTAAAGACCAATGGAACCCTTCTGCGAAACGGAGGCTTGCCAGGGCCGCCGAACAAAATTCCCAATGGAGATGTCTGCTGCGTCGCCCCCGGGACCTTGGACAAGGCTCCAGCACAGCCTCTGATGCACAGACCTGAAAAAGACAGGTGTCTCCAGGCAGGACCTCGGGAGCGAGTTCGGTTTAATGAGAAAGTGCAGTACCATGGCTACTGTCCGGACTGCGACCCCCGGTATAACGTAAAAAACAGGGAGGTCCACTTACACAGCGAACCTGTCCACCCACCGGGAAAGCTTCCTCACCCAGGCCCCCcgcttcctcctccaccccatctccctcctttccccctaGAGAATGGGGGACTGGGAATAAGCCACAGTCACAGCTTCCCCCCTCTCAGACCTGCAACTGTGCCTCCTTCCACTGCACCAAAACCACAGAAGACGATCTTGAGGAAATCAACCACTACCACAGTGTGA
- the PRR16 gene encoding protein Largen isoform X3, protein MTDSSKTDTLNSSSSGTTASSIEKIKVQANAPLIKPPAHPSAILTVLRKPNPPPPPPRLTPVKCDDPQRVVPAANPLKTNGTLLRNGGLPGPPNKIPNGDVCCVAPGTLDKAPAQPLMHRPEKDRCLQAGPRERVRFNEKVQYHGYCPDCDPRYNVKNREVHLHSEPVHPPGKLPHPGPPLPPPPHLPPFPLENGGLGISHSHSFPPLRPATVPPSTAPKPQKTILRKSTTTTV, encoded by the coding sequence ATGACCGACAGCTCCAAGACGGACACCCTGAATAGTAGCTCCAGCGGCACGACGGCCTCGAGCATAGAGAAGATCAAAGTGCAGGCCAATGCCCCTCTCATTAAACCCCCCGCACACCCCTCTGCTATCCTCACCGTCCTGAGAAAGCCAAACCCTCCGCCGCCTCCCCCACGGTTGACACCTGTGAAGTGTGACGACCCCCAAAGAGTGGTGCCAGCCGCCAATCCTCTAAAGACCAATGGAACCCTTCTGCGAAACGGAGGCTTGCCAGGGCCGCCGAACAAAATTCCCAATGGAGATGTCTGCTGCGTCGCCCCCGGGACCTTGGACAAGGCTCCAGCACAGCCTCTGATGCACAGACCTGAAAAAGACAGGTGTCTCCAGGCAGGACCTCGGGAGCGAGTTCGGTTTAATGAGAAAGTGCAGTACCATGGCTACTGTCCGGACTGCGACCCCCGGTATAACGTAAAAAACAGGGAGGTCCACTTACACAGCGAACCTGTCCACCCACCGGGAAAGCTTCCTCACCCAGGCCCCCcgcttcctcctccaccccatctccctcctttccccctaGAGAATGGGGGACTGGGAATAAGCCACAGTCACAGCTTCCCCCCTCTCAGACCTGCAACTGTGCCTCCTTCCACTGCACCAAAACCACAGAAGACGATCTTGAGGAAATCAACCACTACCACAGTGTGA